In Nonomuraea sp. NBC_00507, the following are encoded in one genomic region:
- a CDS encoding LacI family DNA-binding transcriptional regulator, whose translation MTRNDVARLAGTSPAVVSYVINNGPRPVSESARRRVLAAVEQLGYRPNAVARSLRSRRTWTIGVIASDSAGGTSPFFGQFTRACEEVAWQRGYSVLFGNSAEDPDRAEGYIRAFLERQVDGLVLMRVPVSPERAEEMRGHIPVVTIDHQAPPFFSRLAVDDEEGGYQATRHLLEHGHRRIGFVGGRLDITPVELRAAGWRRALVEAGVEARAGLVAESSLSLEGGYDAAFRLLSSGSRPTALFCSIDDQAIGAMRAAADLGLGVPGDVAVVGFDGAREAAYTVPGLTTISQPIGEMARHATGTLVGAIESADAEPVTKIFPAALVTRGSCGCPEPRLHR comes from the coding sequence GTGACGCGCAACGATGTGGCGCGGCTGGCGGGCACCTCACCCGCCGTGGTCAGTTACGTGATCAACAACGGGCCGCGCCCAGTCTCCGAGTCGGCCAGGCGGCGGGTGCTGGCCGCCGTCGAGCAGCTCGGCTACCGGCCCAACGCGGTGGCCAGGTCGCTTCGCTCGCGGCGCACCTGGACCATCGGCGTGATCGCCTCCGACAGCGCCGGGGGGACCAGCCCGTTCTTCGGCCAGTTCACCCGGGCCTGTGAGGAGGTCGCCTGGCAGCGGGGCTACTCCGTGCTGTTCGGCAACTCCGCCGAGGACCCGGATCGGGCCGAGGGCTATATCAGGGCGTTCCTGGAGCGGCAGGTGGACGGGCTGGTGCTCATGCGCGTGCCGGTCTCGCCCGAGCGGGCAGAGGAGATGCGCGGGCACATCCCGGTGGTCACCATCGACCACCAGGCGCCGCCGTTCTTTTCCCGGCTCGCGGTCGACGACGAGGAGGGCGGCTACCAGGCCACCCGCCACCTTCTGGAACACGGCCACCGGCGCATCGGCTTCGTCGGCGGGCGGTTGGACATCACGCCGGTGGAGCTGCGGGCGGCTGGGTGGCGTCGCGCCCTCGTGGAGGCGGGGGTCGAGGCCAGGGCAGGCCTGGTCGCCGAGAGCTCGCTGAGCCTGGAGGGTGGGTACGACGCGGCCTTCCGGCTCCTGTCGTCCGGCTCGCGGCCCACCGCGCTGTTCTGCTCCATCGACGACCAGGCCATCGGTGCGATGCGCGCCGCTGCCGACCTCGGGCTGGGGGTGCCCGGGGACGTGGCGGTCGTGGGGTTCGACGGGGCGCGGGAGGCCGCGTACACGGTTCCGGGCCTGACAACGATCAGCCAGCCGATCGGTGAGATGGCCAGGCACGCGACGGGAACCCTGGTGGGGGCGATCGAGTCGGCGGACGCCGAGCCCGTTACCAAGATCTTCCCCGCCGCCTTGGTGACCCGGGGCTCCTGCGGCTGCCCCGAGCCCCGGCTCCACCGCTGA
- a CDS encoding DUF6461 domain-containing protein, with translation MGSYDWLDDDAFCATFVRGLTPREALARLGIDVFDGDDEEGDFEEGLICARPAEGGTILSESNGFAGTLPEVLRPLSAGTVTASVFVNVNRVASFDHYADGRNILTFDPLFGGDEDGIPEDYLADRIELGLADDKSEGGLAAALLLAERITEVRPNTSSDVVAAHGVLEY, from the coding sequence ATGGGCAGCTACGACTGGCTCGATGACGACGCGTTCTGTGCAACCTTCGTCCGCGGTCTCACCCCGCGCGAGGCGCTGGCCCGCCTTGGCATTGACGTGTTCGACGGGGATGACGAGGAAGGCGATTTCGAGGAAGGGCTCATCTGCGCCCGGCCGGCCGAGGGCGGGACCATTCTGAGCGAGTCGAACGGCTTCGCCGGCACGCTGCCCGAGGTGCTGCGGCCCTTGTCGGCCGGGACGGTCACGGCGAGTGTCTTCGTCAACGTGAACAGGGTCGCGTCCTTCGACCATTACGCCGACGGTCGCAACATCCTCACCTTCGATCCGCTGTTCGGCGGCGACGAGGACGGCATCCCGGAGGACTACCTGGCCGACCGGATCGAGCTCGGGCTGGCCGACGACAAGTCTGAGGGCGGGCTCGCCGCTGCGCTACTGCTGGCCGAGCGCATCACCGAGGTGCGGCCGAACACGTCAAGTGACGTGGTGGCCGCCCATGGCGTTCTCGAGTACTGA
- a CDS encoding WD40 repeat domain-containing protein: MPDLPKDKVPRRWAGLRWLVILPVLLGVLTAAAELSGIDAPGPATVALWGAVMVTAVSMGLFELVKGARERRLELTGRSAEDSRRLAELRTHFQPRGQGVLPSWPRRGWYFTGRERVLRELTGWLVAAPGADHRARLVVGDPGSGKSAVLGRIVTLSDPALRHAVPEQVLAEAPPGTLPPVGCVRAAVNAQGKTPAQVAAEIAAALGLSAGTPAELAAALAEREPEPAGIVVDAVDEALEPAKLVYELLEPLATGAARTGVRLLVGTRPGTDRHLVRRFGNAAIELDLNNPDYSELGDLVTYVRRCLMAADDPEVPSPYRDRPDLAATVAAAVASRAGQSFLVAQLTSLSLAGAERAVDVESPGWSDRFPATVSSAMDQYLDRFGADHRRARDLLMPLAWAEGPGLADRTAWARMATALGTAFYTEADVSWLLRDTLATDLLRRTALAGSAHHRLFHAALDEHLRSLIEDERDPCDVHASVAGTLIELAPSDWQEADHYTRHYLVTHAARGAVLDPLLRDPGFLVASDPGRLLQALDAARSPENRAVLLALQRVSAQLLARPATERASYLEMAARKSGLTELADGIRALPADRPWSVAWAHWRRIADGRVLARHDGYVQGLTITRLRGRQVIVSASARAVHAHDVQSGELVADLPGTWPSPIIRLAALTGGGRVATVHEDGSVLHWDLGTQAQSGLGFATDPGGDDDSLKIFPLGGGVQVMASMDTDGAIRVRDLATGDLIAEPFRVEQAHSLLGGGSAGGRALAAVLMSDLAHVQVWDLRSHQPVGPAFAPHRTDVEEGREATGHALIIEMDDRPVVFLSGRNWYPCLLWDPERNVPLGEPFEGHEIGSWTVDVIPWKRGRLFCTGGGDGTIRCFEWPAGGLAGQPLHAHDGAVDHVLFAELDGRPAIVSGGRDGLVRWWPFASDLFAAGQTGPHVLDLAAAEVAGLRLVIGRDSDLGVLRSWDLATGEHVMDWPLGEATRVVHLAPLPRLAVGLPKEGLGVMDLDTGSPLGSPQVSDTGEWTDLELVEIRGRPALAIAWSDGTLHLWDVADERWWRSPLRCHTGPFYFTYGSVGGVAHAVTWADGEAAPLLWNLEDASRATELEACRHDRHDPVHSGYCLGSIDGRPVIVLTGGFSHVDVWNVETGRLDVSGALHDGHAMALGRVRVARLVGRDCVLSGGYAGALAIWTPDGSIARIIEVGSPIWWIVPASESRIIVSGLMGMMAIDLADDYFDRPELRVDLRLERPAQP, from the coding sequence ATGCCAGATCTCCCGAAGGACAAGGTCCCGCGTCGCTGGGCAGGGCTCAGATGGCTGGTGATCCTCCCCGTCCTGCTGGGAGTGCTCACGGCCGCTGCCGAACTGTCCGGCATCGACGCGCCCGGACCCGCGACGGTCGCCCTCTGGGGCGCGGTGATGGTGACAGCTGTCTCGATGGGACTGTTCGAGCTGGTCAAGGGGGCAAGGGAGCGCCGCCTGGAGCTCACGGGCCGGTCGGCGGAAGACAGCCGCCGACTCGCCGAGCTGCGGACCCACTTCCAGCCGCGCGGGCAGGGTGTCCTGCCCTCGTGGCCGAGGCGGGGTTGGTACTTCACCGGGCGGGAACGCGTCCTCCGCGAGTTGACCGGGTGGTTGGTGGCTGCGCCGGGCGCCGACCATCGGGCCAGGCTCGTCGTCGGGGATCCCGGCTCTGGTAAGTCGGCGGTGCTCGGCAGGATCGTGACGCTCTCCGACCCCGCCCTGCGACACGCGGTGCCCGAGCAGGTGCTGGCCGAGGCGCCGCCCGGCACGCTGCCGCCGGTCGGCTGCGTCCGCGCCGCCGTCAACGCGCAGGGCAAGACGCCCGCCCAGGTCGCCGCCGAGATCGCGGCTGCTCTGGGGCTGAGCGCCGGCACCCCGGCCGAGCTGGCCGCGGCACTCGCCGAGCGCGAACCGGAGCCCGCGGGCATCGTGGTCGACGCGGTCGACGAGGCGCTCGAACCGGCCAAACTGGTCTACGAGCTCCTGGAACCGCTGGCCACCGGCGCTGCCCGCACGGGTGTCCGGCTGCTTGTCGGGACCCGCCCCGGAACCGACCGGCACCTCGTGCGCAGGTTCGGCAACGCGGCGATCGAGTTGGACCTTAACAATCCGGACTACTCGGAACTCGGCGACCTCGTCACCTATGTACGGCGCTGTCTGATGGCCGCGGACGACCCGGAGGTGCCCAGCCCCTACCGCGACCGGCCGGACCTCGCCGCGACGGTGGCGGCCGCGGTCGCCTCGCGGGCGGGGCAGAGTTTCCTGGTCGCCCAGCTGACCAGCTTGTCACTGGCGGGCGCCGAGCGGGCCGTCGATGTGGAGTCGCCCGGCTGGAGCGATCGGTTCCCCGCCACGGTCAGCTCCGCGATGGACCAATATCTTGACCGCTTCGGCGCCGACCACCGACGGGCTCGGGACCTGCTGATGCCGCTGGCGTGGGCGGAGGGCCCGGGTTTGGCTGATCGTACGGCGTGGGCCAGAATGGCCACCGCGCTGGGAACCGCCTTCTACACCGAGGCCGACGTCTCCTGGCTGCTCCGCGACACCCTCGCCACCGACCTGCTGCGTCGTACCGCTCTGGCGGGCTCGGCACACCACCGTCTCTTCCACGCCGCCCTGGACGAGCACCTGCGCTCGCTGATCGAGGACGAGCGAGACCCTTGCGACGTCCACGCGAGTGTGGCGGGCACCTTGATCGAGCTGGCTCCGTCCGACTGGCAGGAGGCCGACCATTACACCCGCCACTATCTTGTCACCCATGCGGCAAGAGGAGCGGTGCTCGATCCCCTCCTGAGGGATCCGGGTTTCCTCGTCGCCTCCGACCCCGGCCGCCTGCTCCAGGCTCTCGACGCGGCGCGGTCGCCGGAGAACCGGGCCGTGCTGCTCGCGCTCCAGCGGGTGAGCGCTCAGCTGCTGGCCAGGCCCGCGACCGAGCGCGCGTCGTACCTGGAGATGGCCGCGCGTAAGAGCGGTCTGACGGAGCTGGCCGACGGCATCCGCGCCCTGCCCGCCGACCGGCCCTGGTCGGTCGCGTGGGCGCACTGGCGGCGGATCGCGGACGGCCGGGTGCTGGCCCGCCACGACGGCTACGTCCAGGGGCTGACGATCACCCGACTGCGGGGCCGACAGGTAATCGTCTCCGCGTCGGCGCGAGCGGTCCACGCGCACGACGTGCAATCGGGGGAACTCGTCGCGGACCTGCCGGGCACCTGGCCCTCCCCGATCATTCGCCTGGCCGCGCTCACTGGCGGCGGCCGGGTCGCCACCGTCCACGAGGACGGATCGGTGCTCCACTGGGACCTGGGCACGCAGGCGCAGTCCGGCCTCGGGTTCGCCACCGATCCGGGCGGCGACGACGATTCGCTGAAGATCTTCCCGCTCGGCGGCGGCGTCCAGGTCATGGCGAGCATGGACACTGACGGGGCCATCCGCGTGCGTGACCTCGCCACCGGCGACCTCATCGCCGAACCGTTCCGGGTAGAGCAGGCCCACAGCCTCCTGGGCGGCGGGTCGGCAGGCGGCCGGGCGCTGGCCGCGGTGCTTATGTCCGACCTCGCCCACGTCCAGGTCTGGGACCTGCGTTCGCATCAGCCTGTCGGACCCGCCTTCGCCCCTCACCGCACCGACGTGGAGGAGGGGAGGGAAGCCACGGGGCATGCGCTGATCATCGAGATGGACGATCGTCCCGTCGTGTTCCTCTCCGGCAGGAACTGGTACCCCTGCCTGCTCTGGGATCCGGAGCGAAATGTGCCGCTCGGAGAGCCGTTCGAGGGGCATGAGATCGGTTCCTGGACCGTGGACGTCATCCCGTGGAAGCGGGGCCGCCTTTTCTGCACCGGTGGCGGCGACGGCACGATCCGGTGCTTCGAGTGGCCGGCTGGCGGCCTGGCCGGCCAGCCGCTGCACGCCCACGACGGGGCCGTTGACCACGTGCTGTTCGCCGAGCTCGACGGCAGGCCCGCCATCGTCTCCGGCGGGCGCGACGGGCTGGTCAGGTGGTGGCCGTTCGCCTCTGACCTCTTCGCCGCCGGTCAAACCGGACCGCATGTGCTCGACCTGGCCGCCGCCGAGGTAGCCGGGTTACGTCTGGTCATCGGGCGGGATTCCGACCTTGGGGTGCTGCGTTCCTGGGACCTGGCCACCGGCGAGCACGTCATGGACTGGCCGCTCGGCGAGGCTACTCGCGTGGTCCACCTGGCGCCGCTCCCCCGCCTGGCCGTTGGGCTGCCCAAGGAGGGCCTTGGGGTTATGGACCTCGATACGGGCAGCCCACTCGGCTCCCCGCAGGTCTCCGACACCGGGGAATGGACCGACCTGGAGCTGGTGGAGATCCGCGGCCGGCCGGCGCTCGCCATTGCCTGGTCCGACGGAACTCTGCACCTGTGGGACGTCGCCGACGAGCGTTGGTGGCGATCTCCCCTCCGCTGTCACACGGGCCCGTTCTACTTCACGTACGGCTCGGTCGGCGGTGTGGCCCACGCCGTCACCTGGGCGGACGGCGAGGCTGCTCCTCTTCTGTGGAACCTGGAGGACGCCTCGCGCGCGACGGAACTGGAGGCCTGCCGCCACGATCGCCATGACCCTGTCCACTCTGGCTACTGCCTGGGCAGCATCGACGGCCGCCCCGTGATCGTGCTGACCGGGGGATTCTCGCACGTCGACGTGTGGAATGTGGAAACCGGCCGCCTCGACGTCTCCGGGGCGCTCCACGATGGTCACGCCATGGCGCTGGGACGCGTCCGCGTCGCCCGATTGGTTGGCCGGGACTGCGTGCTGTCCGGCGGCTACGCGGGGGCGCTCGCGATCTGGACTCCTGACGGCTCAATCGCGCGGATCATCGAGGTCGGCAGTCCGATCTGGTGGATCGTGCCGGCCAGCGAGTCGCGGATCATCGTGTCGGGCCTGATGGGGATGATGGCCATCGACCTCGCCGACGACTACTTCGACCGTCCCGAACTCCGGGTCGACCTGCGGCTGGAACGTCCGGCCCAACCATGA
- a CDS encoding RNA-binding protein encodes MNVPMAGPGSRASSPQVHPADDRTDIRLHVYRVTKYDPADRNEKGYYIGAENEYSDHGPVEAAYLASVAAFAEETGITHLTIRDPGVTGFVNFGAASPIDGHGLAGLFPPDLTGYHDGARAPMSVALELVRAMLRDNGAWCRLEAGDQFFVHVGYDQYVYVGSALPCPRAVALTHQRGLFAEPINQSPYDPQLDEDDPARRRPADDAFWAELDALISKQGAVVLEEGYLSNASRWHRITLDEVAPTRTRLAPRARLLVWPDDLSTDVDAVLAGLPDDGLVEIVWQNSQGHITSLTVDDADYPALPAMLADAHAVMILSGYADERTPLMAAVIPDPDGVLRARWMP; translated from the coding sequence GTGAACGTTCCCATGGCCGGTCCTGGCTCACGAGCATCATCACCGCAGGTCCATCCCGCCGATGACCGGACTGACATAAGACTCCACGTCTACCGCGTAACGAAGTACGACCCGGCCGACCGCAATGAAAAGGGCTACTACATCGGTGCCGAGAACGAGTACAGCGACCACGGCCCGGTGGAAGCGGCCTACCTGGCGTCTGTGGCCGCTTTCGCCGAAGAAACCGGCATCACCCACCTCACCATCCGAGACCCGGGGGTGACCGGCTTCGTCAACTTCGGTGCAGCCTCTCCGATCGACGGTCACGGCCTGGCCGGGCTGTTCCCACCCGACCTGACGGGTTACCACGACGGCGCGCGGGCGCCAATGTCCGTCGCCCTGGAGCTGGTCCGGGCGATGCTGCGCGACAACGGTGCCTGGTGTCGCTTGGAGGCCGGGGACCAGTTCTTCGTCCACGTCGGTTACGACCAGTACGTCTATGTCGGCAGCGCGCTACCGTGCCCGCGCGCGGTGGCACTCACCCACCAGCGTGGACTCTTTGCCGAACCGATCAACCAGTCACCGTACGACCCGCAACTCGATGAAGACGATCCTGCGCGGCGACGCCCCGCCGACGACGCATTCTGGGCCGAGCTGGATGCTCTCATCAGCAAGCAAGGCGCGGTGGTGCTTGAGGAGGGCTATCTCTCCAACGCCTCGCGCTGGCACCGCATCACCCTCGACGAGGTTGCCCCGACACGGACCCGGCTCGCCCCGCGGGCCAGGCTGCTTGTCTGGCCCGACGACTTATCGACAGACGTGGACGCAGTCCTTGCCGGCCTTCCCGACGATGGCCTCGTTGAGATCGTCTGGCAGAACTCTCAGGGGCACATCACCAGCCTGACAGTCGACGACGCCGACTATCCAGCACTGCCCGCCATGCTGGCCGATGCCCACGCCGTGATGATTCTTTCCGGCTACGCCGACGAACGAACCCCGCTGATGGCCGCCGTGATACCCGACCCCGATGGCGTGCTCCGCGCACGTTGGATGCCCTAA
- a CDS encoding IS3 family transposase, with product MEFIESQRAEFGVPHTICFRALGVSPSWFYKWKNRRPTAREERRVHLDEEINRHFAASGGTYGSPRITQDLRSEGWKLSENTVAKRMAELGLAGRRPKKPRSLTRQGKRPAAPDLVRRKFTAVAADVLWVGDVTMIRTDEGPLYLASVEDLFSRRLLGYAMSEHHDAALTVASLQMAVVTRGGDVDGVIFHSDRGSEYTAARYQAECRKHRVVQSMGRVGCALDNGAAESLNSTLKVEFVYRHRFRTRAEARLKIATWIADFYNVKRRHSANDGLPPVTFEHQMIEKRQASTGLLRAAVA from the coding sequence GTGGAGTTCATCGAGTCCCAAAGGGCCGAGTTTGGTGTCCCCCACACGATCTGTTTCCGTGCGCTGGGAGTATCGCCCTCGTGGTTCTACAAATGGAAGAACCGGAGGCCAACAGCTCGGGAAGAGCGGCGCGTCCATCTGGACGAGGAGATCAACCGGCACTTCGCCGCCTCCGGTGGCACCTACGGGTCGCCGCGCATCACCCAGGACCTGAGGTCCGAGGGCTGGAAGCTGTCGGAGAACACCGTGGCCAAGCGGATGGCCGAACTCGGCTTGGCCGGGCGGAGGCCGAAGAAGCCGCGCTCGCTGACCCGTCAGGGCAAGCGGCCGGCCGCGCCGGATCTGGTGCGGCGGAAGTTCACCGCGGTCGCTGCGGACGTGCTGTGGGTCGGCGACGTCACGATGATCCGCACCGATGAGGGGCCGCTGTACTTGGCCTCGGTTGAGGACCTGTTCTCCCGCCGGCTGCTCGGCTACGCCATGTCCGAGCACCATGACGCGGCGCTGACGGTCGCCTCACTGCAGATGGCCGTGGTCACGCGCGGTGGTGACGTGGACGGGGTGATCTTCCACTCGGATCGTGGATCGGAGTACACCGCTGCCCGCTACCAGGCCGAATGCCGGAAGCACAGAGTGGTGCAGTCCATGGGCCGGGTCGGGTGCGCGCTCGACAACGGAGCCGCCGAGTCGCTCAACAGCACGCTGAAGGTCGAGTTCGTATACCGGCACCGCTTCCGCACCCGGGCGGAGGCCCGGCTGAAGATTGCGACCTGGATCGCAGACTTCTACAACGTCAAGCGCAGGCACAGTGCCAACGACGGGCTGCCGCCTGTCACATTCGAGCATCAGATGATCGAGAAGCGGCAAGCGTCAACGGGCCTGCTGAGGGCCGCTGTGGCATAG
- a CDS encoding transposase, which produces MAGTTRRRFDPEFRAGAVRIVKETGKPVAHIARDLGINEYTLYNWVQMDRHSTGQVGRDGNGGGKLKESEQEELARLRREKAELVKQHAKDKAAWERERAELEDERDVLKRSVVLWVKDSLNR; this is translated from the coding sequence GTGGCAGGAACCACGAGGCGTCGCTTTGATCCGGAGTTCCGGGCTGGGGCGGTGAGGATCGTCAAGGAGACCGGCAAACCCGTCGCGCACATAGCGCGGGATCTGGGTATCAACGAGTACACGCTGTACAACTGGGTGCAGATGGACCGGCACTCAACAGGGCAGGTCGGGCGCGACGGCAATGGAGGCGGCAAGCTGAAGGAGTCCGAGCAGGAGGAACTGGCGCGACTGCGGCGGGAGAAAGCCGAGCTGGTCAAGCAGCACGCCAAGGACAAGGCCGCCTGGGAGAGGGAGCGCGCCGAGTTGGAGGACGAGCGTGATGTCCTCAAACGATCCGTGGTCCTATGGGTCAAGGACTCGCTGAACCGATAA
- a CDS encoding cytochrome P450, with the protein MRYLTTVQFGLRRVAKEDLEIAGAQIKKGDLVVVVMNAANRDLRAFDNPDAMDIDRKIVRHLGFGYGVHAASARTSPAPNGRPSCPSSSSASPTCAWPPPRKKCPWTSPAPTTASASS; encoded by the coding sequence ATGCGCTACCTGACGACCGTCCAGTTCGGCCTCCGCCGGGTCGCCAAGGAAGACCTCGAAATCGCCGGCGCCCAGATCAAGAAGGGAGACCTGGTCGTGGTCGTCATGAACGCCGCCAACCGCGACCTCCGCGCCTTCGACAACCCCGATGCCATGGACATCGACCGTAAAATCGTCCGCCACCTGGGCTTTGGCTATGGCGTCCATGCCGCCTCGGCCAGAACGTCGCCCGCGCCGAACGGAAGACCGTCCTGCCCAAGCTCTTCCAGCGCTTCCCCTACCTGCGCCTGGCCACCGCCCAGGAAGAAGTGCCCATGGACTTCACCGGCACCAACTACGGCGTCCGCAAGCTCATGA
- a CDS encoding DUF6461 domain-containing protein, whose amino-acid sequence MAVGAVCKDSRSYEVGGNAMSSASAADYVWLRDAWTDGVGTTILCINFVRRLSPADALRRIKVTPGTSGEYGVEAYSAEGGTVLAESGWATKYVTNVAEPLSLGTAVATVFADLKSADFTYEANEQLITTFSLYSYRFREGNDPDRFLTDVRELGLYPDDDGYAEGPISSALALASRATGVRLSHSQYARPTLTGSTDHLYPSW is encoded by the coding sequence GTGGCTGTCGGAGCCGTCTGCAAGGATTCCCGCAGCTATGAAGTGGGAGGGAATGCGATGAGCAGTGCATCAGCCGCGGATTACGTCTGGCTTCGCGATGCATGGACGGATGGCGTCGGCACCACGATTCTGTGCATCAACTTCGTACGGAGGTTGTCCCCTGCGGATGCGCTGCGGCGAATCAAGGTTACTCCGGGCACCTCCGGAGAGTACGGAGTCGAAGCCTACTCGGCTGAGGGTGGGACCGTCCTGGCCGAGAGTGGGTGGGCAACCAAGTACGTCACCAACGTGGCGGAGCCATTGTCCTTAGGCACAGCAGTGGCCACGGTTTTTGCTGACCTCAAGAGCGCGGATTTCACCTACGAGGCCAACGAGCAACTGATCACCACGTTCAGCCTGTACAGCTACCGGTTCCGCGAGGGCAACGATCCTGACAGATTCCTCACCGACGTGCGTGAGCTCGGGCTGTACCCAGACGACGACGGATACGCCGAAGGTCCCATCTCCAGCGCCCTCGCCTTGGCTTCACGGGCCACCGGTGTACGTCTCTCACACAGCCAGTACGCCAGGCCCACACTGACCGGTTCGACCGACCATTTATACCCTTCCTGGTGA
- a CDS encoding helix-turn-helix transcriptional regulator has translation MRAGAGSAAARRRVRRRLDALGGISRRTFYRWREIGKAPQGFKLPNGEIRIYRNELTAWLESLREAA, from the coding sequence ATGCGGGCGGGCGCGGGCAGCGCGGCGGCGCGGCGGCGCGTGCGCCGCCGCCTTGACGCACTCGGCGGCATCTCGCGCCGGACCTTCTATCGCTGGCGAGAGATCGGCAAGGCACCCCAGGGCTTCAAGCTGCCCAACGGGGAGATCCGCATCTACCGCAACGAACTCACAGCCTGGTTGGAAAGCCTCCGGGAGGCTGCGTGA